CTTCGGCTATGGTTCTCAAATCTGTCATCATGGTGCTCTCTTTAGTTGTGGAATCCAAGTCTTTGGTGGTAACAAAAAATCTTGAAATCTCGATATTTAGGCCATCGTCACTGAAAACGATGTCAGGGGAGTATCGTTCAAAGGCGGGGAGTTTGAGGAAATTATTCCGTAGAGTATCTACAAACTGGGCTTGTGTTGGATCCCTCAGGTCAATCAATTCGAGGTAGGCTAGGTAGTCACGAAGCCAAGATACAGAAAGACCCTCAGTTTTGTTGTAGACATATTCACTGTCCTCaatactaactaaggttgtctCCATGATATCTTGAATGCTTGTGTGCCACGTATCATTGGGCTCGGTGAACACTAATGCAATTTGTGGACCGTAGGACGAAAAGTAAGCACGGGCGTCGTCTTTATAGTTAGCCGCGTGAGAGTTATCCCGTGCAAGATTCCGTAGGCTCAGACCCATTTGAAGCTGTTTGCATCCATCGATGGCGGTAGCCAAGTACCCAGCGTACAGCACGACAGTGAACACCGCCATCAACGGTCTTGTGATGAAAGGCCCGTAGTACTTCTTGAAGAATATCATCAAGGCATGATCATTGGTCTCTTCGACGCTGATGAGAGAACGGTCCTTGGATGCACCGCCTGCGCAAAATAAGGTGTAGGTCTTAGACCCTGACTCCTCCTTAGATCGCACCTTATTACACGACAAGCAGTGTCTGTTAGCTGCCTCCCGCCTACCAGTCAGCACCATGCACGCACCGAAGAATGTTAGCTGATACAAATAATCAACCAGCACTGCTGACCCCAAATACAAGCAGAAAATGCGTACGGACTGGAAGTAGGTAATGGTCCCAACTCCAAATGCCAACGCGTCAGTTACGGACGTGATCGTGATGGACATAGCGGCCTCTGAGAAGGCTTCGCGCATGCGTCCTTCTACTGAAATTCTAGTGTCAGTTTTTCGCCAAGCAGCAACCATGATGAACATGTCATCCACACCAATACCTGCAAAGTTAAAGCAAAGGTCAATTTAATATTACATTAACTTCATGATTgtcttttgtttcttctttaaaCCCTCAAGTGCGTAACAATAATATTGTGAACgtgtataggttttctcggtcaatttcggaaaatgagcagccaatttaaccaccaagctattctattgcGCGCGAGATCGAATACTTCTGAAAAGggttcgatttcgttttatgattagacaaaggtaatgttgcgtcattcgatttcacaaaataatcattcactgcaattcatcaaagcagcaatCAAACTCGCAGGATTTTCTTGAGGCGCGTGTTTAGTCATTCAAATTCATTTTTGGGTAGTCATATCTGGAATGTGTGCAATCTTAAAAACGTTTCATTGAAAGTCTGAGGGAGAAACatcataaacaacaaacaaaatgaaattaatggGGGAACTGTCAATACACACCCATTCAAACACAATACATAAATtaggtcttggtcagttaaccaATGGTAAAGGTTAGAAAActgatgaccccccccccccccctccagataaacaaaaaatcaagacaaaatcaagaaaacACAGAAGGAAAAAAATCATTGGGCCCCAtgtaaagtctactggaaacataaacACAGAAAATAACGTTCGCTTGAATTAAAGTGAGGGATACGAAACAATTGcaggttatttttttattcgtaTTTCATTAGGTGTACTTATTTGAGTTCTTATTTAGCGAAATcgattgcctctttacgaaattgaaaataacTAAATCTACAGTCGAGCCAGATTTGCTATATAGAATGATAAcagtgtgtgtcacgaaaatgAGTAACGATtatgctaaattgaacagagtgctaaaggaatttgaatgCCTCAGTACGAAATTGAATTGCGGAATTCTGAATAAcaggagaggcaaaacagctttaattcgaaagcatgaaaattaaattggctgctcatttgccgagtttaaccgagaaaacctataatgtGGCAAGATGTCTGGCACACCaacaaaaaacaggaaaaacgtTGTTTTTTAAACGCCCCATTGAAACATAATGCAATttcaggtcttggtcagttaaaaggaacgttacagaattggtaagaaacaaaaatcgtgaagatcacagatttacataaaacttacacggtctaatgatgactatagtagaaaacatcccttgatatatttctgtttgaaatttcatatttgatgagaaataaataagctaatttcgcgttttgagtttatcgctcaatgggcgttttattcatttttgttttgacattgattgttgtaatcggttttttttttactgttctctcatgaccaagatggccgatcgatctcaaacttctacaggtttgtcagtttatgtataatggGGGATTACATAGagtgtttacactgccagcaactgttttgttagcaaaaccaattttgtaatgttcctttaaccataaaAGGTctcccagaaaaaaaataaagaagaaaaaaaacctcatggGGCCCCAGGTAAAGTCTAATGGGAACACAAAGATAAGGTTCGCTTTATATAAACCACTTGCCTAgaacagtttatctgtttattcgtatATCTGTAGTCGTAATTGAATCCTCATTatagcgaaattgattgcctctttacgaaattgaaaataattaaatctcTAGTCTAACCAGCtctgctaaattgaatgatgattgtgtgtcatgaaaaagaatgacgaaaCTAAAATCGAACAGAGTGTTAAAGAAACTTGAATgcttcaaaacgaaattgaatggccgaattctgaaatTGAAACACAGTAAAATCTGCATAgacaaaatagctttaattcgataCTGAGGACTAAACTTGACAGCATTTCACCACAATTGTGAGTAATTATCTTCGATTTCATCATGGGGCAATGATAGTGTCAAAGGCTCCAAATAGGGGGTGCTATCGCTTCAGCACAGTCTTGATACAACACCGATTTAAATCAGAAGTCGCTCTATTCATTCTCAGTGGCCTTATTCTGAAAGAGACCACCTAATGTAGAACAACATCATTTACTTATTGGTAAACGCTGTTAATGGCAAAATCACTAGTTATGGTAATTGATAAGAATTAACCGCATCAGAACTTTCGAGAAAATTGAAGTCGGAGATTTGTTTCCACCATCCGCACCGTTTTCCGTCAATTCTACCTACATGGTTCATTCAACAGGTTTTTAAAACGGAATTCGGGTCatttcgtactcaagtcaactcgtacccaagtcaactcgtacccaagtcaactcgtacccaagtcaactcgtacccaagtcaactcgtacccaagtcaactcgtacccaagtcaactcgtatccaagtcaactcgtacccaagtcaactcgtacccaaataaatgttgacaattttttttactcgtACTGGTATAGTGATAGTCTGATACATTTGTAttgtagtttaatttatttatttataatattagCTATGCATTgttgcaatgattttgttttcttggggtttttttttcatgttgcattttttttttttacttgggcCCTACGGTGGGGAAAATTAATCAGAGAACTATTTTTAAATATAGGCTTGTTACTTATTatagaatgattttttttttttttattggggaaAAGATAAGCAGCACTTACGCAAAGTGTTTTGGTTGGAAAAAGTGGAACAGTTTATTTGTTCAAATGTACTTGTTTGAATCGGAAAACGATAATCATAACATAACGCAAATGAATGAATTTAATGAATTTTTACCATGAAATTTTCCTTTGGGAACAATTTAACAGGAAAAACACCCAAGTGAGGTAAACATGAACGTTTGCGTTTTATACATAgtatattttttcattgaaaataattggtttcatatgaacatggaggtagaaatgataTGAAGAACTAGTTATATCTGATCTGCTCAACGCCTTTCACGGCGACCCCCTCAACACGGGAATTTAAAAGAAACCACAATGGATCTGAATGAATATCCTAgcgaaaaaaaaggagaaatgagatgaacaaacattattaaaaacgaaattcgtgagatttttataattattaataaaagtGAGTTCCATATGATGGTAgaacatcatttttatttcctaTCGCTTACAAAATCACGCCGCACGGAAATTCTCCGTTCCGGCATACAATGTACGTTACacggtacaagttgacttgggtacgagttgacctgtttcggTTGTTTATGCCTACGGGCCTAGGCTTAATTGCGTCAATGTCGGTGAAAGTGCGGCGGCGTTTTTTATGTATTGGGCTTTAGAAAATGTTAAGCATTCTTTTTTGTTAAGGATTTTTAATGGACTATAAGAGAGCGTGATTTGCCGAAAGCAACGACCGTGATgtagattatttatttcctgAGTGCTCGGCGACAGCTAGTTCGGTGCGTGCGAAACGAGTCAACtcgtacacaagtcaactcgtaccaaaAATagtgtacccaagtcaactcgtacccagatcaactcgtacccaggtcaactcgtatccaagtcaactcgtacccaagtcagcTCGATGTAATAAACACAAACGTTCCctgggtgtttttcttgttttagGGTTCCCGAAAGAAAATTTCATGGTAAAAATTCATTCACTTTCATTCATTTGCGTATGTTCTGATTATCGTTTTCCgattcaaacaaataaattaaaaaatatattgtttCATTGCTTTTCCCAACCCAATACACTTTGCGTAAGTTCTGATTATACATCTTTtccgaaaaaaaaataaataaattcattcaaacaaaaaattcttaaagtcacctgaatttttctttcttcaaacatatagagtatatgtttctgaacaataaaataattttttgagtaattgtttttaacgatttataatatgtttaaaaaataaattaagctgtgtgggggtgactccgcctaccccttttgtgacgtcaatcgaggcagactttgcctcgatcgaacatcgaacagacgaacgtgcaagtacattcaagtactagtcgtgagtttgtacgtttcgaaaaaggtctttttcttgcattttcccggtaatgtcgaccaggtgtattacTGCTTGactgcagcaaaacaactaaagatggggtcagtttgcaaatcttttccagcgctgtgcagcaaacacttcttcgagccgtcgtgcttcgagaatccggaatacaatacacattttgacatgaagagaaaagttcttttctaaaacatgacgccatcccaacaatttttccaggtAGTGGGTAAGTTGAAGAAGGTACttaaagacgtaacgaacctaaaggagcatttgcctaacgtgaacaaaatcatgtattgtttcaactttgatggcatgtttttagcttgcgccaagcgtaaCTAtattgtgttggcactgcatgcgattcatcgcgcctcgattgacgtcacgaagtgccctcttgggtcgggctttattttcaaatttgtaaataacatgtacaacaaattaattgttaattgtttattcatattccactcatcaaaacacgtacatgttagtgacaaaagctttattttgacaaaataccacttccggGTGACTTTATGTTCTGAGTAATTTTCCCCacagaagtaaaaaaaacaacaaaaaacaaaaaaccacatTAGGCCCGGCCTTATTGCGTTATTCGCTTATTCTGTTCGTTACCTGCAAcatgaaaaatttaaaatattaactACAATATTTTTCAgtacgagttgaaaccaataaaatagtaaaaatgtatttgggtacgagttgactcgggtacgagttgaattaggtacgagttgacttgggtacaagaTGACCAGACACACTCCGTTCAGTGTTAACTATaaccattctacctccatgctataaACGTCGCTTCTATTTTCTGTTAATTTTGGTTACGAAAATAATTATGTTCTATTAATATTCGTAACTTTATTGATAATGACTTTACAGGATCAAGCCTTTTATGGGCATGCACTACTGAGGACTACCACTCAGTCTTAAAATCgaacatttttaaaggaacacgttgccttggatcggtcgagttggtctttgaaaagcgtttgtaaccgtttattataaaatgtcaaggggtagaaagatgatgttaaagtagaatacaatgattcacacaaacatgcctcgaaattgcacggttttccttttacctggtcgactaacacagtcggtcattttgggagtcaaatttttgactcccataaatggccgaccgtgttagttcgcaaagcaaaaggaaaaccacgcaatttcgaggcaaatttgtgtggatcattgtattccacttttcaAACCTCGTTCCAACCATacgctttttattttaaaaaaccggttacaaatgctttttacagaccaactcgtccgatccaaggcaacgtgttcctttaactgggtgccgagtttgtatttgttcatgtgccgagtttgtggtTGCCGAGTTTGCACGGTGCCGAAGTGATCGGTACCCGTGCGGATgataagaataaattaaaataatagtaaacttgtgggtatgtattaaagagccggtttggtctcaaaTTTTCGAACATGCTCTGCTAGTCTTCAGGAGAAACGTGTGAAACTTTTACTTACCAAGGATAAGGAAAGGCGCAGCGCCAACAATGTTGGCGTAAGGTACACCGATGTAGCTCATGAGACCAAATGAAGATACCAGCGATAAGCACGCTGATAAGACGCCACATGCAGCTAGCCACGGCTTGCTCCTAACCCAGTCAAACATCATACAACTCAAGATGGTGAAAAATATGAAGACAGAAAAGGTGATAGAGAAATCCCTGATAAGGTTGGCACTAGCTGCTGTCAGCTCATCTTCAAGGGACGTAGAGACGAAACGGGTAACTTGTATCCCAGCTGGCTTGAATGCAGAGACGACGTCAATGAAGATCTTTTCCCACATTGCTCCCCGAAGATCGTCTGCTGTCTCCTCATATAGTAAGAGGTAAGACAGCAGGACAGCTTCTCCCGACAGTACCTCACCAGAGGAGCTAGAATTGAAGGTAACACCTCCAAGTCCTCCGCCAAGAAAGAAAACTGTGTCCGCAGTTGGTCTATGAAGAGGGTAGGTGAGAGTGGTCACCGGAACATTCGACGAGTTATACCCGTACACAGCCAGCAGAGCATTCTCGTTGCATACACCATCTATCTTGATACAAATATTACGAAACGTGTACTCGGTGTCATTCTGAAAGACGCTTATGTTCATGATCATATCGTGTAGATTTATCATTTCTTGAACTGCACTTTCGGTCAGGACGTTCCCGCCATTTTCCATCCGAATGATAGCGTTGCCATACCGTGTCACACTTCCAGCCAACGGGTCGTCCTTACCGTTCTGAGCGAATAGATTTTCCACTGTTGCCCGATCCGTTTTGGCCTGACCGTTCTCCGGAGTGTATAACGCCTCTACGTTCTGTTCCTCGTTCAGGAAAACGATACCAGCTCCAAGTGCTCCTGCTAACAACACAGGTACAATTAAGAAGGGAAACGGATGCCTGGCGATGAAGCCtccataattgaaaaaacacaatCTTAGGGCTTTTTCAATGCAATCGAACACCATGATGTGAATACGTAAAAATTCGTTTTACACGCACAGCGAAGTTATTGAGTTTATTGTGCCGTGCTTCAGTTGGTCCCGAGTATCGTGTAAGTGAACAGTTACCAGTGAAGTTCAAAAATCAGCTACGCTGCAGCAGTGATGTTTGGGCTCGTTTCCATGACACCAAACAGCACAATATTCACAAAATGTTCCAGTTGTGACCGACTTTATGATCTCGTTAAAATGAACTGTCAACTAGTTGGCTTTGTTAACTTTTCCATGACTAATCAAAACTTGGTTGGATACGGAGCAGCGGAGGATTACCGGTCACACAAGCCTCGATAaggagaacgaaaacgagaacattaaaaatgcacgcccttgattggttgaataagtgtgggcgtattctgcgtggagcatgcacttcaaccaatagaatgcgttctcttaaCGTCGTTAtagttttcgttatcgctgcagtgtgactcggccttattAGAAGGAGTACCGAGAACTGCTACAGTTAATGTTCGTTTCACGACCATGACGTCAATCCCAATCCAGATgaaaagagtttttgtatggaCTGGGTCCCAACTCACCACACTTCACTGACCTTCAAATACCCCACTACCAAGGTATTGCTTGCGGATACTAACAGTGGTATAGGAACAGGCGTCCTGGTAGGCGGCCTTTAGAGGAACCATGATGGAAGAACCAGGTCAAAATTGACATCACTGATTAATCAATGTTATGTGACaataatagggtttaatgcgtaacgcagtaaaccgatttaaaggaacacgttgccttggatcggacgagttggtcaaaacaaaagcgtttgtaaccgttttttataaaatgcatattgttggaaagatgttttaaaagtagaatacaatgatccacacaagtttgccttgaaattgcgtggttttcctgttactgtgcgaactaacatggtcggccatttatgggagtcaaaattttgacccccataaatggccgaccgtgttagtcgacgaggtaaaaggaaaaccacgcaatttcgaggcatgtttgtgtggatcattgtattctacttttacaacatctttctaaccatatgcattttataaaaaacggttacaaacgcttttcaaagaccaactcgaccgatccaaggcaacgtgttcctttaacaccgggaaatatgcataattatagtcaggttgcacagtcggggctataagcgattgggattgtcagtgcgcattcagacgtggttccattgttttttttcaaccaaccaaagcaatgcatttcggggaaagggtgcttgtctttctgggaaccgtcattgaatactctgccaccgaggagttaagatagattgtatagtttcgcaaaattccctccctccctccctggggttaaTGGAAGGGTCAGGGTATTACGGAATACGTGATACAGATTGCAGTTTagctgcgaaacattcgctggaAAAACGGAGCTGTGACTTCCAAAGTCGATTCGCATTCGCAGACTGTAGTTGCcctgattcaagtcccgttctcgtgcgataGGTTCCCAAACATATCGCGCAACTAGCAAACAGGCCGCACAGTCATGcacgctcgccgtcaaaatgtagtcCCGAGAATACAACcaggggccttattcatgaagccctcGTAAATTGGTCACTTACGTGGCTCTGAGTAAGAGTTTAGTAAGACTTTAAGCCCTTACGTGTTATTCACTGAGCATTCTTATCGCTCTACTACTGcgttataggaacacgttgccttggatcggtcgagtt
Above is a genomic segment from Asterias amurensis chromosome 6, ASM3211899v1 containing:
- the LOC139938527 gene encoding patched domain-containing protein 3-like, which encodes MVFDCIEKALRLCFFNYGGFIARHPFPFLIVPVLLAGALGAGIVFLNEEQNVEALYTPENGQAKTDRATVENLFAQNGKDDPLAGSVTRYGNAIIRMENGGNVLTESAVQEMINLHDMIMNISVFQNDTEYTFRNICIKIDGVCNENALLAVYGYNSSNVPVTTLTYPLHRPTADTVFFLGGGLGGVTFNSSSSGEVLSGEAVLLSYLLLYEETADDLRGAMWEKIFIDVVSAFKPAGIQVTRFVSTSLEDELTAASANLIRDFSITFSVFIFFTILSCMMFDWVRSKPWLAACGVLSACLSLVSSFGLMSYIGVPYANIVGAAPFLILGIGVDDMFIMVAAWRKTDTRISVEGRMREAFSEAAMSITITSVTDALAFGVGTITYFQSVRIFCLYLGSAVLVDYLYQLTFFGACMVLTGRREAANRHCLSCNKVRSKEESGSKTYTLFCAGGASKDRSLISVEETNDHALMIFFKKYYGPFITRPLMAVFTVVLYAGYLATAIDGCKQLQMGLSLRNLARDNSHAANYKDDARAYFSSYGPQIALVFTEPNDTWHTSIQDIMETTLVSIEDSEYVYNKTEGLSVSWLRDYLAYLELIDLRDPTQAQFVDTLRNNFLKLPAFERYSPDIVFSDDGLNIEISRFFVTTKDLDSTTKESTMMTDLRTIAEGSELSAIVYHPAFIFFDQFIAIFPNTMQNLGIAVGAMLIVSLLMIPNPICSILVTLSLTSIVTGVIGFMAHWDVNLDNISMTNLIICIGFSVDFSAHISYAYVSGNQGSRRENAIHALYSLGMPIVQGSVTTILGILILAFSDTYIFRTFFKTMFLVISLGALHGILFIPVFLMLLIPAKIRIEPESVGKTGHEGHPFGVLPDTRNDVIDLPDTRNDVIVLPDTRNDVIELSDTRNDVIEMPQYTSTKSM